In Deltaproteobacteria bacterium, a genomic segment contains:
- a CDS encoding alpha/beta fold hydrolase, protein MATRAPLPVTHHVLELPGHGRLRVRDIAGPPGAPPLLLLHGLGATARLNWGASFRSLARHFRVLSLDHRGHGSGLRTAHFRLEECADDAAAAMAALGVGRFLAAGYSMGGPIASLAWQRHPEQVAGLVLCATARHFVPRRVARLARATLPAASAALRLVPLTARRHMIQRMLVRVEHPELRDTVREDFLGHEPATVIQAAEALTRFSSHDWIGSVDVPTAVVVTTADELVPTPRQYKLARSIPGAEVFEVDGDHDACVRCRAFVPTLVQACLSVAGRAGLLGPSASDTTERRSVS, encoded by the coding sequence ATGGCGACGCGCGCCCCGCTGCCGGTGACCCACCACGTGCTCGAGCTTCCGGGCCACGGCCGGCTCCGCGTGCGCGACATCGCGGGGCCGCCCGGCGCCCCGCCGCTGCTCCTCCTGCACGGGCTCGGCGCGACGGCGCGGCTCAACTGGGGCGCCAGCTTCCGCTCGCTGGCGCGACACTTCCGGGTCCTGAGCCTCGACCACCGGGGCCACGGCAGCGGCCTGCGCACGGCGCACTTCCGGCTCGAGGAGTGCGCCGACGACGCGGCGGCCGCGATGGCGGCGCTCGGGGTCGGGCGCTTCCTCGCGGCCGGCTACTCGATGGGCGGGCCGATCGCCTCGCTCGCCTGGCAGCGCCATCCGGAGCAGGTGGCGGGCCTCGTGCTGTGCGCGACGGCGCGCCACTTCGTCCCGCGCCGGGTGGCGCGCCTCGCGCGCGCGACCCTGCCGGCCGCGTCCGCCGCGCTGCGCCTGGTTCCGCTCACCGCGCGCCGCCACATGATCCAGCGCATGCTGGTGCGCGTCGAGCACCCGGAGCTGCGCGACACCGTGCGCGAGGACTTCCTCGGCCACGAGCCCGCCACCGTGATCCAGGCCGCCGAGGCGCTGACGCGCTTCTCCTCGCACGACTGGATCGGCAGCGTCGACGTGCCGACCGCGGTCGTCGTCACGACCGCCGACGAGCTCGTCCCGACCCCGCGCCAGTACAAGCTCGCGCGCTCGATCCCGGGCGCCGAGGTCTTCGAGGTCGACGGCGACCACGACGCCTGCGTGCGCTGCCGCGCCTTCGTGCCGACCCTCGTGCAGGCGTGCCTGTCGGTGGCGGGGCGGGCAGGCCTGCTCGGCCCGTCCGCGAGCGACACCACAGAGAGACGATCGGTCTCCTAG
- a CDS encoding patatin-like phospholipase family protein, which translates to MSEGAGVAPARVGLVLSGGGARGAYEAGVVCHLLERVLPQLPPGTELDVASGTSVGAIHAAYVMASAGAPPAERARRLAATWSEMRVADVVRLGVRDLVGVPLRALGWRRLVRRPPGDGEGDVVGGLVDVGPLEAIVAERIPWSALAANLRRGRALCVSCTDVSSGLGTVFLDGALADPGPWAFDPNARALRTTIGPVHVRASAAIPFLFPAVRVGERFYVDGGLRMNTPLSPVLRHGCNRVLVVAVKHERAPDAALPEFPVEAITQPAFLLGKVLDALLLDHLEVELRRLQVVNAVLARGQEAFGTGFLPKINVAVRAQRGVGYRHVEHAVVRPSEDLGGVAAAAYRGAGRGSLGALPALLTRLALRGVPDFEADLLSYLLFDRSFTNELLALGREDARRQEDALLALWS; encoded by the coding sequence ATGAGCGAGGGAGCCGGGGTGGCGCCGGCCCGCGTCGGCCTCGTCCTGTCGGGCGGGGGCGCGCGCGGCGCCTACGAGGCGGGGGTCGTCTGCCATCTGCTCGAGCGGGTGCTCCCGCAGCTCCCGCCCGGAACCGAGCTCGACGTCGCGAGCGGGACCTCGGTGGGCGCGATCCACGCGGCCTACGTGATGGCGAGCGCCGGCGCCCCGCCGGCCGAGCGCGCCCGGCGCCTCGCGGCGACCTGGAGCGAGATGCGGGTCGCGGACGTGGTCCGCCTCGGGGTCCGGGACCTCGTCGGCGTACCGCTGCGCGCGCTCGGCTGGCGCCGGCTCGTGCGCCGCCCGCCCGGCGACGGCGAGGGCGACGTGGTCGGTGGCCTCGTCGACGTCGGCCCGCTCGAGGCGATCGTCGCCGAGCGCATCCCGTGGTCCGCGCTCGCCGCGAACCTGCGCCGCGGGCGCGCTCTCTGCGTGTCCTGCACCGACGTGAGCTCGGGCCTCGGTACGGTCTTCCTCGACGGCGCGCTCGCCGACCCGGGCCCCTGGGCCTTCGACCCGAACGCGCGGGCGCTGCGCACCACGATCGGTCCGGTGCACGTGCGCGCCTCGGCCGCGATCCCGTTCCTGTTCCCGGCCGTGCGCGTGGGGGAGCGCTTCTACGTCGACGGCGGCCTGCGCATGAACACGCCGCTCTCGCCGGTGCTGCGCCACGGCTGCAATCGCGTGCTCGTGGTGGCGGTGAAGCACGAGCGCGCACCCGACGCGGCGCTTCCGGAGTTTCCGGTGGAGGCGATCACCCAGCCCGCCTTCCTGCTCGGCAAGGTGCTCGACGCGCTGCTCCTCGACCACCTCGAGGTCGAGCTGCGGCGGCTCCAGGTCGTGAACGCGGTGCTGGCGCGCGGCCAGGAGGCCTTCGGCACCGGCTTCCTGCCGAAGATCAACGTGGCAGTGCGCGCCCAGCGCGGCGTCGGCTACCGGCACGTCGAGCACGCGGTCGTGCGGCCGAGCGAGGACCTCGGCGGGGTCGCCGCGGCGGCCTATCGCGGCGCCGGCCGCGGCTCGCTCGGCGCCCTGCCGGCGCTGCTCACCCGGCTCGCGCTGCGCGGCGTTCCCGATTTCGAGGCCGACCTCCTCTCCTACCTGCTCTTCGACCGCTCCTTCACGAACGAGCTCCTGGCGCTCGGCCGCGAGGACGCGCGCCGGCAGGAGGACGCCCTCCTGGCCCTGTGGAGCTGA
- a CDS encoding SDR family NAD(P)-dependent oxidoreductase, whose translation MQQQEPSRFGFESTADEVAAGVDLAGRVAVVTGASSGLGAETARVFAARGATVVCAARDAAKAEAVAGRIRSDTGNPAVEVVGLELGSLPSIRACAREILARHAAIHLLVDNAGVMACPLARTESGFELQLGTNHLGHFLLTGLLAPALRRGAPARVVCVSSGGHRLGSVDFDDPHYHRRPYDKWQAYGQAKTANIWHALALDRRLGREGVRAFAIHPGMIVTELGRHLTDDDRKAMLARVAAAAKTQPDAGPPRWKQPAQGAATQVWAATAPELEGRGGLYLEDCHVAGPSPGPEARTGYAPWALDAEGAERLWGMSEEMVGERF comes from the coding sequence GTGCAGCAGCAGGAGCCCTCCCGCTTCGGGTTCGAGTCGACGGCCGACGAGGTCGCCGCGGGTGTCGACCTCGCCGGCCGCGTGGCGGTCGTGACCGGCGCCTCGAGCGGCCTCGGCGCCGAGACGGCGCGCGTCTTCGCGGCGCGCGGCGCCACCGTCGTGTGTGCAGCGCGCGACGCCGCCAAGGCCGAGGCCGTCGCCGGCAGGATCCGCAGCGACACCGGCAACCCCGCCGTCGAGGTCGTCGGGCTCGAGCTCGGCTCGCTCCCGAGCATCCGCGCCTGTGCGCGCGAGATCCTGGCCCGCCACGCCGCGATCCACCTGCTCGTCGACAACGCCGGGGTGATGGCGTGCCCGCTCGCGCGCACCGAGAGCGGCTTCGAGCTCCAGCTCGGCACCAACCATCTCGGCCACTTCCTGCTGACCGGCCTGCTCGCGCCGGCGCTGCGCCGGGGCGCGCCGGCGCGGGTGGTATGCGTGAGCTCGGGCGGCCACCGCCTGGGCAGCGTCGACTTCGACGACCCGCACTACCACCGCCGCCCCTACGACAAGTGGCAGGCCTACGGCCAGGCGAAGACCGCCAACATCTGGCACGCCCTCGCGCTCGACCGCCGGCTCGGCCGCGAGGGCGTGCGCGCCTTCGCGATCCATCCCGGCATGATCGTCACCGAGCTCGGCCGCCACCTCACCGACGACGACCGCAAGGCGATGCTGGCGCGCGTGGCCGCCGCCGCGAAGACCCAGCCCGATGCCGGACCGCCGCGCTGGAAGCAGCCCGCGCAGGGCGCCGCGACCCAGGTGTGGGCCGCAACCGCGCCCGAGCTCGAGGGCCGGGGCGGGCTCTACCTCGAGGACTGCCACGTCGCCGGCCCCTCGCCCGGCCCCGAGGCGCGCACCGGCTACGCGCCCTGGGCCCTCGACGCCGAGGGTGCCGAGCGGCTGTGGGGGATGTCGGAGGAGATGGTGGGCGAGCGCTTCTAG
- a CDS encoding RES family NAD+ phosphorylase yields the protein MRVFRLCKAEHAPTAFRGEGAALYPGRWHHAGTRIVYTAESRSLAVLEQLVHLSRNRLPPHFVCFAVDVPDDLEVPALAPAGLPPDWRRQPGPPALRDLGTRWAASRASACLAVPSAIVPGERNLLLNPAHPDFPRLAIGPAEPFALDERLAAGR from the coding sequence ATGCGGGTCTTCCGCCTGTGCAAGGCCGAGCACGCCCCGACGGCCTTCCGCGGCGAGGGTGCCGCCCTCTACCCGGGGCGCTGGCATCACGCGGGCACCCGCATCGTCTACACCGCAGAGAGTCGATCGCTCGCGGTGCTCGAGCAGCTCGTCCACCTCTCGCGCAACCGCCTGCCGCCGCACTTCGTCTGCTTCGCCGTCGACGTGCCGGACGACCTCGAGGTCCCCGCCCTGGCGCCCGCCGGCCTTCCGCCCGACTGGCGCCGCCAGCCGGGGCCGCCCGCCCTGCGCGACCTCGGGACGAGGTGGGCCGCGTCGCGCGCGAGCGCCTGCCTCGCAGTGCCCTCCGCCATCGTGCCGGGCGAGCGCAACCTGCTGCTCAACCCGGCGCACCCGGACTTCCCGCGCCTCGCGATCGGCCCCGCCGAGCCCTTCGCGCTCGACGAGCGGCTCGCCGCCGGGCGCTAG
- a CDS encoding DUF2384 domain-containing protein encodes MLGGGGALPDAPASAGDLLARVREGLPFAAAAAVMEGYGIPRDDLCAVLHLSRRNFLRRRTQGRLSADESDRLYRLARVLAHANRVFEDPAASADWLRTPNLALGDAPPLALLDTDLGVEQVDQVLGRIEHGIAG; translated from the coding sequence GTGCTCGGCGGCGGAGGGGCGCTCCCGGACGCACCCGCGAGCGCCGGGGATCTGCTCGCGCGCGTGCGCGAGGGCCTGCCCTTCGCGGCCGCCGCCGCGGTGATGGAGGGCTACGGCATCCCGCGCGACGACCTGTGCGCGGTCCTGCACCTCTCGCGGCGCAACTTCCTGCGCCGCCGCACCCAGGGGCGGCTCTCCGCCGACGAGTCGGACCGGCTCTACCGGCTCGCGCGCGTGCTCGCCCACGCGAACCGCGTCTTCGAGGACCCCGCCGCCTCGGCCGACTGGCTCCGCACGCCGAACCTCGCGCTCGGCGACGCGCCGCCGCTCGCGCTCCTCGACACCGACCTCGGCGTCGAGCAGGTGGACCAGGTCCTCGGCAGGATCGAGCACGGCATCGCCGGCTGA
- a CDS encoding glutathione S-transferase, whose translation MTTPYELYYWPEIPGRGEFVRLVLEDAGVPYVDVARRPRKEGGGIEAVVAFYAGKSAGHPVFAPPVLKAGELVLAQTALICHFLGRRHGLAPPDEAGELHALELQLTIADLVAEVHDTHHPISASLYYDDQRPEAKRRAAHFLEARLPRFLGYFERVLAAGGAGLLAGDRVSHADLSLFQALEGLAYAFPRAFARASAPTPGLLTLRERVRERPRLAAYLASERRKPFNQDGIFRHYPELDLR comes from the coding sequence GTGACCACCCCCTACGAGCTCTACTACTGGCCCGAGATCCCCGGCCGCGGCGAGTTCGTGCGGCTCGTGCTCGAGGACGCGGGCGTGCCCTACGTGGACGTGGCGCGCCGGCCGCGCAAGGAGGGCGGCGGGATCGAGGCGGTCGTCGCGTTCTACGCCGGGAAGAGCGCGGGCCACCCGGTCTTCGCGCCGCCGGTCCTGAAGGCGGGCGAGCTCGTGCTCGCGCAGACGGCCCTGATCTGCCACTTCCTCGGCCGCCGTCACGGCCTGGCCCCTCCCGACGAGGCGGGCGAGCTCCACGCCCTCGAGCTCCAGCTCACGATCGCGGACCTGGTCGCCGAGGTGCACGATACGCACCACCCGATCAGCGCGTCGCTCTACTACGACGACCAGCGGCCCGAGGCGAAGCGGCGCGCGGCGCACTTCCTGGAAGCACGCCTGCCGCGCTTCCTCGGCTACTTCGAGCGCGTGCTCGCGGCCGGCGGCGCCGGTCTCCTGGCCGGCGACCGCGTCTCGCACGCCGATCTCTCCCTCTTCCAGGCGCTCGAAGGGCTCGCGTACGCGTTCCCGCGTGCCTTCGCGAGGGCCAGCGCCCCGACCCCGGGGCTCCTCACACTGAGAGAACGCGTTCGCGAACGACCCCGGCTCGCGGCCTACCTGGCCTCCGAACGGCGCAAGCCCTTCAACCAGGACGGGATCTTCCGGCACTACCCGGAGCTCGACCTCCGCTGA
- a CDS encoding DUF1214 domain-containing protein codes for MPQDPVDAAEAWRAFVAGLGEAGERLARRTELSAAEQADGYRALLRALHNQLGRFEVDRERPELVPFNGWRQKLLMDNPDFRYWVADVRPDRRYRIRGTRGGAVFVSLTAYAAAGLAAAGAAARLDSDALHFDREGRFTVTAGGERPAAGDWLPLPEGASAIWVRQLYEDVRHDAPGSCAIEALDGGPPPPFIEPARFARRLARLGPTLSRVTALWAAAEAEEESRPNQVRHWSEMQGGAAFTEPGIHYLRGAWRLAPGEALVLEGEAVACRYWNVLLYSRFLNSLDHRHRQVSLTGSRIPLDGGRYRLVIAAGDPGGPGWLDTEGRPTGLFVLRWLEPVRPPALPVARVVPLAGAARPA; via the coding sequence GTGCCGCAGGACCCGGTCGACGCAGCGGAGGCGTGGCGGGCATTCGTCGCGGGCCTCGGCGAGGCCGGCGAGCGCCTGGCCCGGCGCACGGAGCTGTCGGCGGCGGAGCAGGCCGACGGCTACCGAGCGCTGCTGCGGGCGCTCCACAACCAGCTCGGCCGCTTCGAGGTGGACCGCGAGCGCCCCGAGCTGGTGCCCTTCAACGGCTGGCGCCAGAAGCTCCTCATGGACAACCCGGACTTCCGCTACTGGGTGGCCGACGTGCGTCCGGATCGCCGCTACCGGATCCGCGGCACGCGCGGCGGCGCGGTCTTCGTCTCGCTCACGGCCTACGCGGCTGCGGGCCTCGCGGCGGCCGGGGCTGCGGCGCGTCTCGACAGCGATGCGCTCCACTTCGACCGCGAGGGACGCTTCACGGTGACGGCCGGGGGCGAGCGCCCCGCCGCGGGCGACTGGCTGCCGCTGCCCGAGGGCGCGAGCGCGATCTGGGTCCGCCAGCTCTACGAGGACGTCCGCCACGACGCGCCCGGGAGCTGTGCCATCGAGGCGCTCGACGGCGGGCCGCCGCCGCCCTTCATCGAGCCCGCCCGCTTCGCGCGCCGGCTCGCGAGGCTCGGGCCCACCCTCTCGCGCGTGACGGCGCTCTGGGCGGCCGCCGAGGCCGAGGAGGAATCGCGGCCGAACCAGGTCCGGCACTGGAGCGAGATGCAGGGCGGCGCCGCCTTCACCGAGCCCGGCATCCACTACCTGCGCGGCGCCTGGCGGCTCGCGCCGGGCGAGGCGCTGGTGCTCGAGGGTGAGGCGGTCGCCTGCCGCTACTGGAACGTCCTGCTCTACAGCCGCTTCCTGAACTCGCTCGACCACCGGCATCGCCAGGTGTCGCTCACGGGATCCCGGATCCCGCTCGACGGGGGCCGCTACCGGCTCGTGATCGCCGCCGGGGATCCGGGGGGACCCGGCTGGCTCGACACGGAGGGGCGCCCCACCGGCCTCTTCGTCCTGCGCTGGCTCGAGCCCGTCCGGCCGCCCGCGCTGCCGGTGGCGCGCGTCGTCCCGCTCGCCGGGGCCGCGCGTCCGGCATGA
- a CDS encoding sulfotransferase, translated as MSGAWTPPVRPAAARALHAAAEAERAAHPERYRLDPAAVLARALGEEPAEALGDGDWRAGFERYLGSAAEDGRLNALGTRMAGDAAAGRLRARLAMARHLTATPALLERPVRAPIVITGGWRTGTTFLFRLLATDPRLRAPLPAELGAPWRLGPLRGAEREAAIDRAAAHHERLHALNPALAVVHDSGARLPEECVLAMGTDFRNWGFPSTVRLDGYAAWLEGEPFGGAYRRYRAMLQALDAGDGRRWLLKAPAHLAALPSLVAAFPGACIVHLHRDVVETIASGASLFAVFRSTYSDAVDPVDVGRFQTAQTALWLDRALAFRAGEGLRGSARFVDLDYRALVADPIAAARRVYAAADLELPASVVAGFEHYGRAHRQHARGRHHYDPAQFGLDPGALHERFTRYEERFGLRTADAPHEAR; from the coding sequence ATGAGCGGCGCCTGGACGCCGCCGGTCCGCCCGGCCGCGGCCCGCGCCCTCCACGCCGCCGCCGAGGCCGAGCGCGCCGCGCACCCCGAACGCTACCGCCTCGACCCGGCCGCCGTGCTCGCCCGCGCGCTCGGCGAGGAGCCCGCGGAGGCCCTCGGCGACGGCGACTGGCGCGCCGGCTTCGAGCGCTACCTGGGCTCCGCCGCCGAGGACGGCCGCCTGAACGCGCTCGGCACGCGCATGGCGGGGGATGCGGCCGCCGGCCGCCTGCGCGCGCGCCTCGCGATGGCGCGACACCTGACAGCGACGCCCGCCCTTCTCGAGCGCCCCGTCCGCGCGCCGATCGTGATCACCGGCGGCTGGCGCACCGGCACCACCTTCCTGTTCCGCCTGCTCGCCACGGACCCGCGCCTGCGCGCGCCGCTCCCGGCCGAGCTCGGGGCGCCGTGGCGCCTCGGCCCGCTACGCGGCGCCGAGCGCGAGGCCGCGATCGATCGGGCCGCCGCGCACCACGAGCGGCTCCACGCGCTCAACCCCGCGCTCGCGGTCGTCCACGACTCGGGCGCCCGCCTGCCCGAGGAGTGCGTGCTCGCGATGGGCACGGACTTCCGCAACTGGGGCTTCCCCTCGACCGTGCGCCTCGACGGCTACGCCGCCTGGCTCGAGGGCGAGCCCTTCGGCGGCGCGTACCGCCGCTACCGCGCGATGCTCCAGGCCCTCGATGCCGGCGACGGGCGCCGCTGGCTCCTCAAGGCGCCCGCCCACCTGGCCGCCCTGCCGAGCCTCGTCGCCGCCTTCCCGGGCGCCTGCATCGTGCACCTGCACCGCGACGTCGTCGAGACGATCGCCTCCGGCGCGAGCCTGTTCGCGGTCTTCCGCTCCACCTACAGCGACGCCGTCGATCCCGTGGACGTGGGCCGCTTCCAGACCGCGCAGACCGCCCTCTGGCTCGACCGCGCGCTCGCGTTCCGCGCGGGCGAAGGCCTGCGCGGCTCCGCCCGCTTCGTGGACCTCGACTACCGCGCGCTCGTCGCCGACCCGATCGCGGCCGCCCGCCGCGTCTACGCGGCCGCGGACCTCGAGCTGCCCGCGAGCGTCGTCGCGGGCTTCGAGCACTACGGCCGGGCCCATCGCCAGCACGCGCGCGGCCGCCACCACTACGACCCCGCGCAGTTCGGGCTCGACCCGGGCGCCCTGCACGAGCGCTTCACCCGCTACGAGGAGCGCTTCGGGCTCCGCACCGCGGACGCGCCCCACGAAGCCCGCTGA
- a CDS encoding mechanosensitive ion channel produces MSGPVWVRILAEARLLAAGLALVTGVAVPAAAQEPSVRDVLEQAAGGGDARAPAGSAGAPGPEGPGAKAEQGAGEAEIPGATPRSAVVSFMRAARSGDYATAAGFLDTRNLGKAARRATPARLAEQLFTVLSTSWWIDPDALSGDPEGRPEEGLPANREEVQRIETAGGEVPVLLQRGRTADGERIWRFAAPTVSRIPALYEEFGYGPLGDVLPRFVFEWRIAGAPLWQWIGLPALLVLAGFSGWGIGAALHLGLRRLLRARSPRALEVIESFVRGPLRLAVSAGVLSAGLVLLHLGIVMRTIAHAVVRTLLIVAFVWAFLRIVDVGTRLVRRRLVERNQLQVVPLLPAARKLTKALILLLAVLVALANLGFDVTALLAGLGIGGIAVALAAQKTVENLFGGITLFADRPIRVGDYCRFGDKAGTVEEIGLRSTQIRTLDRTLVIVPNAEFANLQLENFSARDRIWYHPTIGLRYETTPEQMRYVLVEVRRMLYAHPKVDPDPARIRFTAFGPYSLDLEIFAYVTTRDFGEYLEIAEDLNLRIMDIVARAGTGFAFPSQTLYLGRDERPPAATREEAEALVAKWRERQELYLPRFPREEVQKLEGTLDYPNEGAPVVDALGNVVRKG; encoded by the coding sequence ATGAGCGGGCCGGTGTGGGTCCGGATCCTCGCGGAGGCACGGCTCCTGGCGGCCGGCCTCGCGCTCGTCACCGGAGTCGCGGTGCCGGCCGCTGCGCAGGAGCCGTCCGTTCGCGACGTGCTCGAGCAGGCGGCGGGCGGCGGGGATGCGCGAGCGCCGGCCGGTTCCGCGGGAGCGCCCGGCCCGGAGGGCCCGGGGGCGAAGGCCGAGCAGGGCGCGGGCGAGGCGGAGATCCCCGGCGCCACGCCCCGGAGCGCCGTGGTTTCGTTCATGAGGGCCGCGCGAAGCGGGGACTACGCAACGGCGGCCGGCTTCCTCGACACGCGCAACCTCGGGAAGGCGGCACGCCGCGCCACCCCGGCGCGGCTCGCGGAGCAGCTCTTCACGGTGCTCTCGACGAGCTGGTGGATCGACCCCGACGCGCTCTCCGGCGACCCCGAGGGCCGCCCGGAGGAGGGCCTCCCGGCGAACCGCGAGGAGGTGCAGCGCATCGAGACCGCCGGCGGCGAGGTGCCGGTCCTGCTCCAGCGCGGCCGCACGGCGGATGGCGAGCGGATCTGGCGCTTCGCAGCGCCGACGGTCTCGCGCATTCCGGCCCTCTACGAGGAGTTCGGCTACGGGCCGCTCGGCGACGTGTTGCCGCGATTCGTGTTCGAGTGGCGGATCGCGGGCGCACCCCTGTGGCAGTGGATCGGCCTGCCCGCGCTGCTGGTGCTCGCCGGCTTCAGCGGCTGGGGGATCGGGGCCGCTCTCCACCTGGGGCTGCGGCGGCTGCTGCGCGCGCGCTCCCCGAGGGCGCTCGAGGTGATCGAGTCGTTCGTCCGTGGGCCGCTGCGGCTTGCGGTGTCGGCCGGCGTGCTCAGCGCCGGACTCGTGCTGCTCCACCTCGGCATCGTGATGCGGACGATCGCGCATGCGGTCGTCCGGACACTGCTGATCGTGGCCTTCGTCTGGGCGTTCCTTCGCATCGTGGACGTGGGCACCCGGCTCGTCCGGCGCCGGCTCGTCGAACGAAACCAGTTGCAGGTGGTCCCGCTGCTTCCGGCGGCGCGCAAGCTGACGAAGGCGCTGATCCTGCTGCTCGCGGTGCTGGTGGCACTCGCCAATCTCGGTTTCGACGTGACGGCGCTCCTCGCCGGCCTCGGGATCGGCGGCATCGCCGTCGCGCTCGCGGCGCAGAAGACCGTCGAGAACCTCTTCGGCGGGATCACGCTCTTCGCCGACCGCCCGATCCGCGTGGGTGACTACTGCCGCTTCGGCGACAAGGCCGGCACCGTCGAGGAGATCGGGCTGCGCTCGACGCAGATCCGGACCCTCGACCGCACGCTCGTGATCGTGCCGAACGCGGAGTTCGCGAACCTCCAGCTCGAGAACTTCTCGGCGCGCGACCGGATCTGGTACCACCCGACGATCGGCCTGCGCTACGAGACGACCCCGGAGCAGATGCGCTACGTGCTCGTGGAGGTGCGCCGCATGCTCTACGCGCACCCGAAGGTGGATCCAGACCCGGCGCGGATCCGCTTCACGGCCTTCGGCCCCTACTCCCTCGATCTCGAGATCTTCGCCTACGTCACGACGCGGGACTTCGGCGAGTACCTGGAGATCGCCGAGGACCTGAACCTGCGCATCATGGACATCGTCGCGCGCGCCGGAACGGGCTTCGCCTTTCCTTCCCAGACCCTGTACCTCGGGCGCGACGAGCGTCCGCCCGCGGCGACCCGCGAGGAGGCCGAGGCCCTCGTCGCGAAGTGGCGCGAGCGGCAGGAGCTCTATCTCCCGAGGTTCCCGCGCGAGGAGGTGCAGAAGCTCGAGGGAACGCTCGACTATCCGAACGAGGGGGCTCCGGTGGTGGACGCGCTCGGGAACGTGGTGCGGAAGGGATAG
- a CDS encoding DUF3047 domain-containing protein, which translates to MLPSAPDDPALLDPDAFLAAWPALLAKLPPGVVRRHALVSIPVDRPPWTDTGLELAAGEQVTIFGAGRAFLARALDLWMGPQFQLWARVGEAGPIFNGARDHQGFVAERSGRLYLGSYFPGQWGDPSGRVSTDLRAYEAIEGGLAAAVLVWGDAGAEAGLDAVIRAGDAFGLAAAERARLVAPVEPPEGWRYLWLLGRSEIFRSDTCDGRPAIACQVGRNVGILQREVSLAFEPGTRLRWAWRVDELPSAVAEDTLLTHDYLSVAVEFSDGRDITYTWSRQLPEGHSYWCPLPTWADREHHVVVRSGTEGLGRWHQEERDLHADHLARMGPPPARIVRVWLIAVGLFQRLEGRCWYADLELVQGEQGIRLA; encoded by the coding sequence GTGCTCCCGTCCGCGCCCGACGACCCCGCGCTCCTCGATCCGGATGCGTTCCTGGCCGCCTGGCCGGCGCTCCTCGCGAAGCTCCCGCCGGGAGTCGTTCGCCGACATGCCCTCGTGTCGATCCCGGTGGACCGCCCGCCCTGGACCGACACGGGCCTCGAGCTGGCCGCCGGCGAGCAGGTCACGATCTTCGGCGCGGGCCGCGCCTTCCTGGCGCGCGCGCTCGACCTCTGGATGGGCCCCCAGTTCCAGCTCTGGGCGCGCGTCGGCGAGGCGGGGCCGATCTTCAACGGCGCGCGCGACCATCAAGGCTTCGTGGCGGAGCGGTCCGGGCGCCTCTACCTGGGCTCGTACTTCCCGGGTCAGTGGGGCGACCCGAGCGGGCGCGTGTCGACGGACCTGCGCGCGTACGAGGCGATCGAGGGCGGCCTCGCAGCGGCCGTGCTGGTGTGGGGCGACGCCGGGGCGGAGGCCGGCCTCGACGCCGTGATCCGGGCCGGCGACGCCTTCGGGCTCGCCGCGGCCGAGCGCGCGCGCCTCGTGGCGCCCGTCGAGCCGCCGGAGGGCTGGCGCTACCTCTGGCTGCTCGGGCGCTCGGAGATCTTCCGGAGCGACACCTGCGACGGGCGGCCGGCGATCGCGTGCCAGGTCGGGCGCAACGTCGGCATCCTCCAGCGCGAGGTCTCGCTCGCCTTCGAGCCCGGGACGCGGCTGCGCTGGGCGTGGCGGGTCGACGAGCTCCCCTCGGCGGTTGCCGAGGACACGCTGCTCACCCACGACTACCTGAGCGTGGCCGTCGAGTTCAGCGACGGGCGCGACATCACCTACACCTGGAGCCGGCAGCTCCCGGAGGGTCACTCGTACTGGTGTCCGCTCCCGACCTGGGCCGATCGCGAGCACCACGTGGTGGTGCGCTCGGGCACCGAGGGGCTCGGGCGCTGGCACCAGGAGGAGCGCGATCTCCATGCCGACCACCTGGCGCGCATGGGCCCGCCGCCCGCGCGCATCGTGCGCGTGTGGCTGATCGCGGTGGGCCTCTTCCAGCGCCTCGAGGGGCGCTGCTGGTACGCGGACCTCGAGCTGGTGCAGGGGGAGCAGGGGATCCGGCTGGCATGA